The genomic stretch GAGGTGATGCTGTAGCCGAGGATGCGCTTGAAGTCGGTAAAGCCGTTGTTGCCACCAAAGCCGGTTTCATTGCGGAAGAAGAGCAGCATCGCGGCGTAGGTGAGCGCCTGGGTGATGATGGAGAAATACACCCCCTTGATGCGCGAGCGGAAGGCAAAGTAGCCAAAGATGAAGGCGACCACGCCGGGCAGCGCCATGGCAAGGAAGATGGCCCACAGGAAGGAATCCGAACCGGCCCAGTACCAGGGCAGTTCCTTCCAGTCGAGAAAGACCATGAAGTCGGGCAGATCGGAGCCGTAACTGCCGTCACGACCGATCTGGCGCATCAGGTACATGCCGAAGGCGTAACCACCGAGGGCGAAGAACAGCCCGTGACCGAGGCTGAGGATGCCCGCATACCCCCAGATCAGGTCCATCGCCACGGCAACTACCATGTAGCACAGGATCTTGCCGAGCAGGCTGATGGTATAGGCCGAGAGATGCAGCGGACTCGATTCGGGCAGCATCAGGTGAGCTGCCGGAATGCCGATCCAGGTGATGGCGGCGAAGATCGCGAGCGCAATCCAGCCGCTTCTCGGCATGCTCTGGATCAGTCTTACGGTAAATGGGGTGCGCATGAGCGACTCCTTGAGTTTTCAATCAAACCGTCGGCAAGCAGACGGTCGTGCCTGCGATTGCGACGGGCGGGGTGATGCTCCACTGCTGGAGAAGGTCGGGTGTGTTTGCGTAAGGGCGAGGACTGTCCGAGCGAGTGACACGAGCGAGTTCCGCAGCCCTGGAGCAAATACACCCGACCTTCTCACTCGTGGCACTGCACCAGAATCAGCTATCCGCAAACCGCCCCTTCAGCGCAAAGATCCCCTGAGGCCGCTTCTGGATGAAGATGATGATGAACACCAGCACCAGAATCTTCGCGATCACCGCGCCCGCCCAGCCTTCGAGGAATTTGGCCACGATGCCCAGACCAAGCGCCGCCCACACTGCACCGGCCAGCTGGCCGACACCGCCGAGCACCACCACCATGAAAGCATCGACGATGTAGCCCGTGCCCATGGCCGGACCGACGTTGGCAATCTGCGACAGGGCCAGGCCACCAAGACCGGCCACGCCCGAACCGATGGCAAAAGCCAGCGTATCGACACGTGCGGTCGGCACCCCGACACAACCCGCCATCGGACGGTTCTGGGTCACGGCGCGGACGAACATGCCGAGCCGGGTCTTCTGCATCATCAGCCAGATCAGCACCAGCACGAAGCCGGCAAAACCGATGATCACGATACGGTTGAACGGCAGCACCACGCCGGCTGCGAGCTCGATCCCGCCCGACATCCAGCTCGGGTTGGCCAGCTCGAGGTTCTGCGGCCCGAAGATCACGCGCGCAGCCTGGATCAGCACCAGCGACAGACCCCAGGTCGCGAGCAGGCTCTCCAGCGGGCGGCCATAGAGGTGGCGCAGCACCAGGCGCTCCATCGCGATGCCTACCAGTGCAGCAGCGAAGAAGGCTGCGGGGACGGCCGCGACCACGTACCAGTCGACATAGGCAGGAAGATAATTGCGAAACAGCCCCTGCACCATGAAGGTGGCGTAAGCGCCGACCATCAGCAGCTCGCCATGGGCCATGTTGATGATGCCCATCACGCCGTAGGTGATGGCGAGGCCCAGCGCCGCAAGCAGCAGGATGGAGCCCAGCGACAAACCGGAGAACACGGTACCGATCGTCTGCGCGGTGGCGATGCGGCCCTCGATGGCGCGGATGGCCTCTTCGGCCGCGTCACGGACCTTGGCGTCGGGCTCGACCCAGGTGGCTTGCTTGCCCTCGCCCTGCTTCTCAAGCAGCGCGGCGAGCATGTTCTTGACGGCGGGATCGGACGATTCGCCGAGGGCCTCGACCGCCTTCAGGCGCTTGGCCGCATCGGCAGAACCCAGGTTGATCCGGGCTGCGGCGCGGCTGATCACGCTGCGTACAGCCTCATCCTGTTCGCTGGCGAGGGTACGCTCGAACAGCGGCAACAGCGCTTCGCTGGCGTTCTCGATCAGCACGTTGGCGCTGGCCAGACGCGTTGCTGCATCGGGTGAAACCAGCTCGAACGCAGCGTTCGCGGTGGCGATCGAGCGCCGCACTCGGTTATTCACGGTAATGGTATCGACATCGGCGACGGCGATTTCGAGGGCTTCACCGCTGGCGGCATCGCGCACGGTCTCGCCATCGAGAATCACGACCTTGTCAGCTGCCACGCCCAGATTGCCGGCCTCAAGCGCGTTCACCACACGGCGGGCATCCTCGCTGCCATCCACGCCAAGTGCTTCAATCGTACTGATGCGGCTAGAGAAGTCACCGGCAAAGCCGGCGACCAGCGCAGGATCGAGCGCGGCGCGGGCGGGACTGGAGAGGGCGACAAGGGTGGCGAAGAGCAGCGCGAGCCGCATCAGCAATCGGTTCATTGCAGGCTCCATCGGATCATCCGCCCAAACAGGGCGAAGTCGGAACAATCAATTACGGCCGGGCCAAGGTGAGTCCCCTGGCCGGAAAACACGGCTCCGGGCACATCCCCGGAGCACAGCCCGGCGCGACACATGCGCAGCGGGCACCGGCAAGCGTCAGATGACGATCGCCGGTCCTTTCATCAAAGCCCCTGCTTGCCTTCGTTGCCGGCAATGAACGGGCTCCAGGGCTGGGCACGGATCGGCGACTTCGTCTTCCACACCACGTCGAACTGACCGTCGGCGCGCACTTCACCGATGTAGACCGGCTTGTGCAGGTGGTGGTTGGTCTTGTCCATGGTCAGGGTGAAGCCCGACGGTGCCTTGAAGGTCTGGCCGCCAAGCGCAGCGATCACCTTGTCGGTATCGGTGCTCTTGGCCTTCTCGACCGCCTGCTTCCACATGTAGATACCGACGTAGGTCGCTTCCATCGGGTCGTTGGTGACCACGGTGTCGGCGTTCGGCACACCGTTCTTCTTCGCCCAGGCCTTGTACTTGGAGATGAAGGAATCGTTCTCGGGGTTCTTCACCGTCATGAAGTAGTTCCAGGCGGCAAGGTGACCGACCAGCGGCTTGGTATCGACGCCGCGCAGCTCTTCTTCACCCACCGAGAACGCCACCACCGGCACGTCCGTCGCCTTCAGGCCAGCGTTGCCCAGTTCTTTGTAGAAGGGCACGTTGGAGTCGCCGTTGATGGTCGAGATGACCGCCGTCTTCTTGCCTTCGGACGCGAACTTCTTGATGTTGGCGATGATGGTCTGGTAGTCGGAATGGCCGAAGGGGGTGTAGTCCTCCATGATGTCCGACTCGGCCACGCCCTTGCTCTTGAGGAAGGCGCGCAGGATCTTGTTGGTCGTGCGCGGATACACGTAGTCGGTGCCGAGCAGCACGAAACGCTTGGCCGAGCCGCCCTCTTCGCTCATCAGGTATTCCACGGCGGGAATGGCCTGCTGGTTGGGGGCAGCACCGGTGTAGAACACGTTCTTCTCAAGCTCTTCGCCTTCGTACTGTACCGGGTAGAAGAGCAGACCGTTGAGCTCCTTGAACACCGGGTTCACCGACTTGCGGCTCACCGAGGTCCAGCAGCCGAACACTGCGGCCACCTTGTCCTGCGCCACGAGCTGGCGGGCCTTCTCGGCGAACAGCGGCCAGTTGGAAGCGGGGTCGACCACCACAGGCTCGAGCATCTTGCCCATCACGCCGCCCTTGGCGTTGATCTCTTCGATCGTCATCAGCGCAACGTTCTTCAGCGCGGTCTCGGAGATGGCCATCGTGCCCGAGAGCGAGTGCAGGATGCCGACCTTGATGGTGTCGGCTGCATGTGCGCCAATCGGCGCGCCGATCGCTGCAATGGAAGCGGAAAGGGCCAGTGCCTTGATGAAGCTGCGACGAGTCTGCATGTGGGTCTCCCAGTAATCGGTAGTAGGAGCGCATTGCTGCGCTGCAATGCCAGATTAGGGATTCACCGCTGGAACAGGAATACGCAAGATTGCGTAGGCGGGGCAAGACCGTGCCTTACGAATACCCCACCAGACGCCCGAGCAGCACCACCACCAGCCAGGCCAGCAGCGACACAAGCGCTGCGAAGCGCACCCGCCCGGGCAGCTTAGGCGCTGCGGTTTCCGAACGCAGCAAGGTATCAAGTCCGGTCGTGCGCAAGGCCAGTGCGTTGGCCGTCGCCACACCGACGATCGCCATCTTGGCCAGAAACAAGCCGGATGCCGCGTACTCGGTGGCTCGCGCGATGAACATCAACCCCCCGGCGCCCGCGGCGAGCATCAGCCCGAATGCTGCGGTACGCGTCAGCACGTGCCACAGCGGCGCCAGTGGCAGCGCGCGCCACGCGCCGAGCAAGCGCAGGTCGAGCGGGACGATGGCACCGACGAGCAGCGCCACCCCGAGGATATGAGCTGCGTTGACCAGCGGGTAGACCCACATCGAAGCCCGCAGCGCGCGCGCAAGCACCGATCCCTCGAGGGTAAGCAGGCAGGTGTCGATCATGGGCGCAGCTCAAGACTCAGGACTTGCGATCCGGATAGAGGTTGTGGCTCTTGCCGTCAATGATGATGCGTTCGGCTTTCATCACGCGCTGTTCAGGGTTGGACGAACGGTGACCATGCACCGTGATGACGCGGCCAACACCGAGCATCTCGTCGCTAAGGCCGGCGCGCTCGTTGCGCCACGGCTGCCCGACTTCAACCACCCAGTTTTCATCCTTGACGGCGACATTCAACTCCCCGTGCGGGTTGCCCAGACGTGCCTTGGTGATCGTGCCGGTCAGCTCGAACTCCACGTCCGTCGCCCACGCCCAGCCGTGATGCGCGAGTGAGGCCTGAGCCACGAACATGCCAATGACCAGCGCCAGCCCGGCCAGCCACACCTGAGATTTCGCGAACGTTTTCATGTCCCACCTCCTCGTCGATCCGCCCATGGAAAACTGCTCCAGCCATACCTCGGCGCAACTGCCACTGTGCCCGAGTGAACATGGACAACGAGGAGCGGAAAAAGCGCCCGTCGTCAGCAAGTTTTTCGCCAGTGCACACCATGAATCGGCTCCTTGCTTGCCGCCCCCATCGCGCAGGCCAGGGAGGGAGGGATGACTTTTCGGGGACTACGCAAGATGGCGCACAGGGTGCGCAGCCCATAAAACCACTACGAAAACATGGTTATTTTGACTTCGGTCAAAATCGCTTAAATCCCACGGCAGTAGCATTCGTCGCGTTTCAGTTCTGCTGTCACTACTAGGGAGTAAAGATGAAAAAGAATATCGCCGTCGGGATCCTCGCTGCCGCTTGTATCCTGTCCTCCGGTGCCGCTTTTGCAGACGAAAGCGGCTTCATGGTTCGCGCCCGTGCCGTGTCCCTGGATTGGGACAACGACAATGGCGACAACCTTCAGCATGTCGGCGTTGGCAAGGTAGAAGCCGACAATCGCTGGATCCCTGAAGTCGACATCAGCTACTTCTTCACCAAGAACATCGCTGCAGAACTGGTCCTGACCTACCCGCAGAAAGTCGACATCAAGACCTCCGCGCTGGGCAAAATCGGCAGCGTCGATGCCCTGCCGCCGTCACTCCTCGTTCAGTACCATTTCACCGAACTCGGCGCCTTCAAGCCCTATGTTGGTCTGGGTGTGAACTTCACCATGTTTACCGACCGCAGCTTCGACACCGCTCTGGGCAAGGTCTCGGTGGACGCCAACACGATGGGCCTGGTCGCCCAGGTCGGCGCCGATTACATGCTGAACAAGAACTGGTCTCTGAATATCGATGCCAAGTACATTCAGATGGAAACCGACGTCAAACTCAATGGCGGCAAGATCGGCAAGCTCGGGTTGAACCCCCTGACCCTCGGCATCGGCGTCGGCTACCGCTTCTGACCTTGCTGCAAGGTCCCGCTTTCAAGGCACCTCCGGGTGCCTTTTTTGTTGGTGTGGCGCGGGGCATACGCGCCGGTTCGAGTCTCGTATCAGCAGCACCGTATAATCCGGTATGAACTCGACACCTGACACTCCCGAAGACGGCGCAGCCCCTGACGCACCCGTCTCTGCTGCGCCTGCATTCGCCGAACTTGCCCTCGCGCCCGAAGTCCTGGCCAACCTGAACCAGCTCGGCTACCTCACGATGACGCCAATCCAGGCTGCGGCGCTGCCGCTGGCGCTGGGTGGGCACGATCTCATCGCACAGGCCAAGACCGGCAGCGGCAAGACGGCCACCTTCGCCCTCCCGCTGCTGGGCAAGCTCAATGCGCGCAGCACGCGGGTTCAGGCCATGGTGCTGTGCCCCACGCGCGAACTGGCCGACCAGGTCGCCAAGGAGATCCGGCGCCTGGCGCGCGCGGCCGAGAACATCAAGGTGCTGACCCTGTGTGGCGGCTCGCCGATCCGTCCACAGATCAACAGCCTGGAGCACGGCGCGCACGTCGTTGTCGGCACGCCGGGGCGCCTGCTCGACCACCTGCAGCGCGACACGCTCAGGCTCGAAGCCCTCAACACCCTGGTGCTGGACGAGGCTGACCGCATGCTGGACATGGGCTTCTTCGACGATATCGTCGCCGTTGCCGACGCCTGCCCGCCGCACCGCCAGACCCTGCTGTTCTCCGCCACCTACCCGGACGGCATTGCACGTCTGGCGGCCCGCTTCCTGCGCCAGCCGAAGACGGTGAAGCTCGAGGAGCAGCACGACAGCGGCAAGATCCGCCAGCGCTTCTACGAAGTCGAGCATGAACAGCGCCTTGAAGGCGTGGTGAAGCTGTTGCAGCACTACCGCCCGGTCAGCACCCTGGCCTTCTGCAACACCCGCCAGCAATGTCGCGACCTGCTCGAGGTGCTGCAGTCACACGGTATCCACGCCCTTGCCCTGCATGGCGAGCTGGACCAGCGCGAGCGTGACCAGGTACTGGTGCAATTTGCCAACCGCAGCTGTTCGGTGCTGGTGGCAACCGACGTCGCCGCCCGTGGCCTGGATATCGCCGGGCTGGAGGCGGTGATCAACGTCGACGTCACCCCCGACCCGGAGATCCATGTGCACCGTATCGGCCGCACCGGACGTGCAGACGAGAACGGCTGGGCGCTGAGTCTGGCCAGTCGCGCCGATCAGCGTCGCATCGCCGCCATCGCGGAGGCGCAGAAGTTCGAGCCCGAATGGCACAGGCTCGACGAGCTCGAAACGACCAGCGACGCCCCCTTGCTGCCGCCGATGGCAACCCTGCAGATCCTCGGCGGGCGCAAGGACAAGATCCGGCCCGGCGACGTGCTCGGCGCACTCACCGGCGAAGCCGGCTTCACCCGCGAACAGGTCGGCAAGATTCAGGTCACCGATGCTTACACCTATGTGGCCGTTGCCCGGGATATCGTATCCGTGGCCGTACGCAAACTGGCAGACGGCAAGATCAAGGGCAAAAAGGTCAAGGTCAGGTCGATATAGGCGCTTCAGAGCGCTGCAGCGCGCCCTGATCAGGACCTCGTCAATCAAGGACGTAAAGCATGACGAATGGAATGATCAAGGGTCGCCTGCTGGCCACCTTCGCACTCGGCCTGCTGCTGAGCGCCCCCGGCTTTGCCGAAAAGCCCGAATGGGCCGGCAAGGACAAGAGCAAGGATAAATACGAGCAGCGCGACAAGGGCAACAAGGCTCGCACCGAGACCAGATCGCAATCGCGCGAGGAGCGGTATGACCGCAGCCCCCGCGACGACCGGCGTGATGATCGACGTGACGACCGCAGGTACGACAGTCGTGAACGCTCGAGCAACCATCGATTCCGGGATCACGACCACGATCGGGTCGTCATCCAGAACTACTACCGCCAGACCTATTCCAGCAAGCGTTGCCCGCCCGGGCTGAGCAAAAAGGGGAACGGCTGCATGCCCCCCGGACTGGCCAGGAAATGGTCGAAGGGACGTCCCTTGCCGCGCGATGTCGTCTTCTACGACCTGCCGCCGGCCATCGTGATCGAGATCGGCGCGCCACCGGCGGGTCATCGCTACGTGCGCGTTGCAGCCGACATCCTGCTGATCGCGATCGGTACCGGCATGGTGGTGGATGCGATCGAGGATCTGCGCTGGTAAGTCCGCTGCCGGAACGCCGTACCCGAGCTAGGGTGCGGGCGCTTCCGGGCCGGCCGACCACAGCGGCTGGCCACCCGCATCCAGATGACAGAGGTACACCCTCAGGTCGAACTCAAGCTGGTGATAGGCCGGCTCCATGTGCGCGCACAGCTGGTAGAAGGCCTTGTCATGGTCTTTCTCCTTCAGGTGCGCGAGCTCGTGCACCACGATCATGCGCAGGAACTCCGGCGGCATGTCGCGAAACACGCTGGCGATGCGGATCTCGCGCTTGGCCTTGAGCTTGCCACCCTGTACCCGCGAGATGCTGGTGTGGGTACCGAGCGCATGGCGCACCACATGCAGCTTGTTGTCGTAGTTCACCCGCGACAGGGGTGCGGCCTTGCGCATGAAGTCCTGCTTGAGCCCGGTCACGTAGTCGTAGAGCGCGCTATCGGTGCGCACCGCGTGCGCCACCGGGTAGCGTTGCGCCAGCACATCCGCCAGCCTGCCCTGCTCCATGAGCTGACGAACCTGGGCAAGGAGGGCTTCGGGATAGCCGCTGAGGTATTTCATCGTTTCGCCCCCCGCACTCAGGCGGCCTGCACGACTTCGTCCGCGACCTCGTCACCGGCCTCTTCGCCGAGGAAGCCGCCGCTCTGGTGCGACCACAGTCGCGCATACAGTCCGCCCTGCGCCATCAGGCTGCGATGGTCGCCTTCCTCGACGATGCGCCCCTTGTCGAGCACGACCAGACGGTCCATCGCGGCAATGGTCGACAGGCGGTGCGCAATCGCCACCACTGTCTTTCCCTCCATCAGGCGGTACAGACTGGCCTGGATCGCCACCTCGACCTCCGAATCGAGCGCGCTCGTGGCCTCGTCCAGCAGCAGGATGGGCGCATCCTTGAGCATGACGCGCGCAATCGCGATGCGCTGACGCTGACCGCCCGAGAGCTTCACCCCGCGCTCGCCGACATGCGCATCGTAGCCGGTGCGCCCGTGAGGATCGGTCAGGGTCTGGATGAAGTCATGGGCCTCGGCGCGCCTGGCCGCCGCGATCATGTCTTCATCGGTCGCATCCGGGCGTCCGTACAGGATGTTGTCGCGCACCGAGCGGTGCAGCAGCGAGGTGTCCTGCGTCACCATCCCGACCTGGGCGCGCAGGCTGTCCTGGGTCACATGCGCAATGTCCTGCCCGTCGATGAGGATGCGCCCCTGCTCGACATCATAAAAACGCAGCAGCAGATTGACGATGGTGGATTTGCCCGCACCGGAACGCCCGACCAGTCCGATCTTCTCGCCGGGGCGGATCACCAGGCTCATGTCGTCGATCACCCGCCGAGCCAGGGGGCCAGTCGCACCGTAGGCAAAGCTCAGCTGCTCGAAACAGATCTCGCCACGGCTGACCTTGAGCGGCTGCGCATCCGGGCGGTCCACAACCTGATGAGGCCGGGCCAGGGTGTTGATGCCGTCCTGCACCGTGCCCACATGCTCGAACAGGGACGCCATCTCCCACATGATCCAGTGCGACATGCCATTCAGCCGCAGCGCCATCGCAGTTGCGGCCGCCACCGCACCGACACCCACCGCGCCCTGCGTCCACAGCCACAGCGCAACGCCTGCCGTGCTCATGATCAGGCCCATGCTCAGGGTGTGGTTGACCACCTCGATGCTGCTCACCAGCCGCATCTGCGCATGCACGGTGTGCAGAAACTCCTGCATCGCGCCGCGCGCATGCGTGGCTTCGCGCCCGGCGTGGGAGAACAGCTTTACCGTCGCGATGTTGGTGTACGCATCGGTGATACGGCCGGTCATCAGCGAGCGCGCGTCCGCCTGCGACCGCGAAACCTTCGACAGGCGCGGCACGAACCACCACAGGGACAGCAGATAGCAGCCCAGCCAGCCGATGAAGGGCAGCAGCAGCCAGCTGTCGAAGCCCCCCACCACCACGATCATGGTGACAAAGTAGATGGTGACGAACACCAGGATGTCGGTGAGGATCAGGATGGTGTCGCGCACCGCGAGTGCGGTCTGCATCACCTTGGCCGCAACCCGCCCGGCAAACTCGTCCTGATAGAAGGCCATGCTCTGGGCCAGCATCATGCGGTGGAAATTCCACCGCAGCCGCATCGGAAAGTTTCCCGCCAGGGTCTGGTGCTTGAGCATGGTCTGCAAGGCCACCAGCGCGATGCTTCCGCCGATGATCCCCGCAAGCAGCAGGACAGTGCTCCCCTCTTCGGCCCACAGGCTGGCCGGCTCCACTTTTGCCAGCCAGTCCACCACCCGCCCGAGCATCGCAAACAGCAGGGCTTCGAAGGCGCCGATGGTGGCCGTGAGCAGCGTCATGCCGGCAATGAAGGGGCGCAGACCGGTGGTGCCGGCCCACAGAAAGGCGAAGAAGCCGCGCGGCGGCGAGGAAGGTGCAGCCTCGGGATAGGGGTCGACCAGCTTTTCAAACAGACGAAACACGCAATGACTCTCCATGAATACCGGCGGACTTTCAGAGCCGCCGGTCAGTCGACAAGCGGTATACCAGAAGATGCCCTGCGGACCTGATGCAGGATGAAAACAGCCTCGACGGATCCGGCATCCGCGTTCATGCCGGCACAGAATTTGATACTGTAAGGACAAGACGGTCAGCGGCGACCAATCCGCTGCACATACAGGAGAGACGGGCATGAACGAGTACGACTATCTGGTGATCGGCGGCGGCAGCGGCGGTGTCGCCACTGCGAGACGGGCGGCGGAATATGGCGCACGCGTGCTGCTGATCGAAGGCGGTCGCCTGGGTGGCACCTGCGTGAACGTGGGCTGCGTGCCGAAGAAGGTCATGTGGTACGCCGGCGGCATCGCGCAGACCCTGGCAGACGCACCGGGCTACGGTTTCACCGTTGGCCAGACCTCATTCGACTGGGCCACGCTGAAGCATTCGCGCGACGCCTACATCGACCGCCTCAACGGCATCTACGCCAACATGCTGGAAAAAGCCGGTGTCAGCCTGGTGCGCGGCTTCGCACGCTTTGTCGATGGCCGCACCGTTGAGGTCAATGGTCAGCACTACAGCGCCGAACACATCGTGATCGCCACCGGCGGACGGCCCTCGGTACCCGAGATTCCGGGCGCCGTCCTCGGCATCACCTCGGACGGTTTCTTCACCCTCGACCATCTGCCCGCACGGGTTGCGGTAGTTGGCAGCGGCTACATTGCGGTCGAGCTCGCCGGGGTGCTCAATGCGCTCGGCAGCAAGGTCACCATGCTGGTGCGTGGCGAGCAGCTGTTGCGGCCCTTTGACGCGATGGTGCGTGAAGAGCTGATGACGCAGATGCAGGACGATGGCGTGAACATCCTGACCAGCACCCAGGCACGTTCGGTCGAGCGCACCCAGAGCGGCGCGCTGCGCGTTGAATGCGATCAGCTCGACCTTGAGGTCGATACCCTGATCTGGGCCATCGGCCGCGAGGCCAATACCGACCGGCTCGACCTTGCCAACGCCGGCATTACCGCCGAGGCCGGTGGCGTGATCGTCACCGACCCCTGCCAGAACACGTCCACATCGGGCATCTATGCCATTGGCGACATTACCGGCCGCGCCGAACTGACGCCGGTGGCCATCGCCGCAGGACGCAAGCTCGCGGCCCGCCTGTTCAAGGGTGAAGCCGACGCCAGACTCGACTACGACAACATTCCGACGGTGACCTTCAGCCATCCGCCGATCGGCACCATCGGCCTCACCGAGGACGAGGCGCGCAAGCAACACGAAACGGTCAAGGTCTACACCACCCGCTTCACCGGCATGTACAACGCGATGACCGAGCACAAGCCGAAAACCGCGATGAAGCTGGTGTGCGCCGGCGCAGAGGAGCGCGTGGTCGGCTGCCACATCATCGGCGAAGGCGCGGATGAGATGCTGCAGGGCTTCGCTGTGGCGATCAAGATGGGCGCCACCAAGGCCGACTTCGATTCTACCGTGGCCATCCACCCGACCAGCGCGGAAGAACTGGTGACGATGCGCTGACGCCCGTGCCGCTCAAGGGTGCGCGGCGGCCATCGTCCGCTAGGCACCCTCGCTCGCGGCGCGGATCTTTGCCATCGCCATCGACGCTGCGGCCGTGCGGGTTTCGACGCCAAGCTTCTCGAACACATGTTCGAGGTGCTTGTGCACCGTGCGCGGGCTGGTGCCGAGAATGTCGCCGATGTCGCGATTGGTCTTGCCTCGGATCACCCAGTACAGCACCTCGGCCTCGCGCCCGGTGAGGCGGAAGGCTGCAATCAGGGCCTCGATCGCGCTGGCGTCGTTCTCTTCGCGCAACACCACCAGCCACTCTTCGTCGCCAGTCTGATCGTGGAACGAGGCCAGCAGGCGACGTGCGCCTTCGCTCGCCACCAGGCCGGGCACCTCACGACGCTCGCGCCGCGCGAGTTCGGCAGCCATGATCCAGTCGAGCAGGCGCGGCGGTGCAATCTCGCTTGGCTCGCTGCGCCCGGGCTCGAACCAGCTGCGAATCAGCTGGCGTGCCAGCGGGGTCTGCCATACCAGGCGCCCATCGCTTGCTCGCACCGCGACCGTTGCCTGGCCGAAGGCATCGAGGGCGCTGCGGGCCTGCTTCA from Parazoarcus communis encodes the following:
- the urtC gene encoding urea ABC transporter permease subunit UrtC — protein: MRTPFTVRLIQSMPRSGWIALAIFAAITWIGIPAAHLMLPESSPLHLSAYTISLLGKILCYMVVAVAMDLIWGYAGILSLGHGLFFALGGYAFGMYLMRQIGRDGSYGSDLPDFMVFLDWKELPWYWAGSDSFLWAIFLAMALPGVVAFIFGYFAFRSRIKGVYFSIITQALTYAAMLLFFRNETGFGGNNGFTDFKRILGYSITSPEMRVTLFALSAALLVACLILGRYLVSSRFGRVLAAIRDAESRVMFIGYNPLHYKLFIWTLSAVLCGLAGALYVPQVGIINPSEMSPANSIELAVWVAVGGRGTLIGAVLGAGIVNLAKSYFTVTVPEYWPFFLGFLFIAVTLYLPDGVVGLWRKLRARKGPDSAVASEAAVRPQTETDHTTPANSSAKGARA
- the urtB gene encoding urea ABC transporter permease subunit UrtB, with product MNRLLMRLALLFATLVALSSPARAALDPALVAGFAGDFSSRISTIEALGVDGSEDARRVVNALEAGNLGVAADKVVILDGETVRDAASGEALEIAVADVDTITVNNRVRRSIATANAAFELVSPDAATRLASANVLIENASEALLPLFERTLASEQDEAVRSVISRAAARINLGSADAAKRLKAVEALGESSDPAVKNMLAALLEKQGEGKQATWVEPDAKVRDAAEEAIRAIEGRIATAQTIGTVFSGLSLGSILLLAALGLAITYGVMGIINMAHGELLMVGAYATFMVQGLFRNYLPAYVDWYVVAAVPAAFFAAALVGIAMERLVLRHLYGRPLESLLATWGLSLVLIQAARVIFGPQNLELANPSWMSGGIELAAGVVLPFNRIVIIGFAGFVLVLIWLMMQKTRLGMFVRAVTQNRPMAGCVGVPTARVDTLAFAIGSGVAGLGGLALSQIANVGPAMGTGYIVDAFMVVVLGGVGQLAGAVWAALGLGIVAKFLEGWAGAVIAKILVLVFIIIFIQKRPQGIFALKGRFADS
- the urtA gene encoding urea ABC transporter substrate-binding protein; this encodes MQTRRSFIKALALSASIAAIGAPIGAHAADTIKVGILHSLSGTMAISETALKNVALMTIEEINAKGGVMGKMLEPVVVDPASNWPLFAEKARQLVAQDKVAAVFGCWTSVSRKSVNPVFKELNGLLFYPVQYEGEELEKNVFYTGAAPNQQAIPAVEYLMSEEGGSAKRFVLLGTDYVYPRTTNKILRAFLKSKGVAESDIMEDYTPFGHSDYQTIIANIKKFASEGKKTAVISTINGDSNVPFYKELGNAGLKATDVPVVAFSVGEEELRGVDTKPLVGHLAAWNYFMTVKNPENDSFISKYKAWAKKNGVPNADTVVTNDPMEATYVGIYMWKQAVEKAKSTDTDKVIAALGGQTFKAPSGFTLTMDKTNHHLHKPVYIGEVRADGQFDVVWKTKSPIRAQPWSPFIAGNEGKQGL
- a CDS encoding DUF6152 family protein; this translates as MKTFAKSQVWLAGLALVIGMFVAQASLAHHGWAWATDVEFELTGTITKARLGNPHGELNVAVKDENWVVEVGQPWRNERAGLSDEMLGVGRVITVHGHRSSNPEQRVMKAERIIIDGKSHNLYPDRKS
- a CDS encoding OmpW/AlkL family protein; this encodes MKKNIAVGILAAACILSSGAAFADESGFMVRARAVSLDWDNDNGDNLQHVGVGKVEADNRWIPEVDISYFFTKNIAAELVLTYPQKVDIKTSALGKIGSVDALPPSLLVQYHFTELGAFKPYVGLGVNFTMFTDRSFDTALGKVSVDANTMGLVAQVGADYMLNKNWSLNIDAKYIQMETDVKLNGGKIGKLGLNPLTLGIGVGYRF
- the dbpA gene encoding ATP-dependent RNA helicase DbpA yields the protein MNSTPDTPEDGAAPDAPVSAAPAFAELALAPEVLANLNQLGYLTMTPIQAAALPLALGGHDLIAQAKTGSGKTATFALPLLGKLNARSTRVQAMVLCPTRELADQVAKEIRRLARAAENIKVLTLCGGSPIRPQINSLEHGAHVVVGTPGRLLDHLQRDTLRLEALNTLVLDEADRMLDMGFFDDIVAVADACPPHRQTLLFSATYPDGIARLAARFLRQPKTVKLEEQHDSGKIRQRFYEVEHEQRLEGVVKLLQHYRPVSTLAFCNTRQQCRDLLEVLQSHGIHALALHGELDQRERDQVLVQFANRSCSVLVATDVAARGLDIAGLEAVINVDVTPDPEIHVHRIGRTGRADENGWALSLASRADQRRIAAIAEAQKFEPEWHRLDELETTSDAPLLPPMATLQILGGRKDKIRPGDVLGALTGEAGFTREQVGKIQVTDAYTYVAVARDIVSVAVRKLADGKIKGKKVKVRSI
- a CDS encoding RcnB family protein; the protein is MTNGMIKGRLLATFALGLLLSAPGFAEKPEWAGKDKSKDKYEQRDKGNKARTETRSQSREERYDRSPRDDRRDDRRDDRRYDSRERSSNHRFRDHDHDRVVIQNYYRQTYSSKRCPPGLSKKGNGCMPPGLARKWSKGRPLPRDVVFYDLPPAIVIEIGAPPAGHRYVRVAADILLIAIGTGMVVDAIEDLRW
- a CDS encoding M48 family metallopeptidase, with the protein product MKYLSGYPEALLAQVRQLMEQGRLADVLAQRYPVAHAVRTDSALYDYVTGLKQDFMRKAAPLSRVNYDNKLHVVRHALGTHTSISRVQGGKLKAKREIRIASVFRDMPPEFLRMIVVHELAHLKEKDHDKAFYQLCAHMEPAYHQLEFDLRVYLCHLDAGGQPLWSAGPEAPAP